One Rosa chinensis cultivar Old Blush chromosome 5, RchiOBHm-V2, whole genome shotgun sequence genomic region harbors:
- the LOC112202211 gene encoding uncharacterized protein LOC112202211, protein MSLMKVASLRLQNAFLSYRFLHKIPYLNPRPQDLSHQKPFQSLKPRKTHFFRYLLRRNLETAPPKKIVIDQEEELNKKVAHTWGTNIGARIHLQTSIHRPLLLRFSDHQTGLGPTPQDAIPADAIALYGLPVRRPIPVLRRTPGDFSSWVAQNHRAKIGHWPSSISSAETSWYRETRARDLACWNAAGITHTIDLCFHLPRGGNRSLLAAFLCFWNTATNTYDFRFGQMSITLLDILAITGLPIDGEPYLHGQFDSVNFTSTMTQHGRSAHSGSYPRWLAYYSREHNATGGIAFLEYWLCKFIFCTSSCKPTGTWTLLATALYNGCNVGLGQPVLGALYRMLYQATMHPFETSMSGPFWVLDFWIQTYFPFFRRDDIPLLPPADQLLGQWFSREGRYSSPPYTECFSYLYLLDEMPYCDIILDRRFPPLLEYGFLPGDPRYSDRMRLVFRRAISCSDIRIAAEELSYELYAPNHFTRQFGLVQLVLFPLYDAWNYNTSWHRFGPPTGPVPAQSMLALVDLPDWAQVIDAVDRTEEGYEAWWEEVSVNCWTQRDDELFAAIFGELQNPYPADVEMLARFSEDATRFQPLPATQPARAPRPAQGGIVIREPPLEGSAPRSGSRTIRASPAVDQPGKQKAVIAEPEVEDSSSDDDNPQTVAAALARKRSRSDPGTDPWEEDEPIANRLVRRRSSGQTGEGSLVTGEGTSASQAQAPTDSSNLPPPASAVSVAQLASIPVQVIDDSSPELEEGIAPLDAPPEEPIAAQPLTQIVLNPFPDEAAQEPAPIAILHEPSAAESPNPVGETAIDVEVPVADPADPIGEDMVIQEPAPHVPEVGEGANAEPEPEAVPVIEPQEAHAAAAPLPEPPSRLERLVRVLEVAPPGVIDEAKDGLQRLLSPDILLPGASTRAQEYLMVLRRERTITGAEFTEIYKLLQNLPERINERTTSTAQARQAQAHYRGLAQQTETSRDFLGDRAILVRDLWITQNHLRTQIQELQAQLTAVTARLEHEEPLLEQPLAAFEAMSQNLAQAREAAR, encoded by the exons atgTCATTAATGAAGGTCGCGTCCCTTCGTTTGCAAAACGcctttctgtcgtatcgtttccTTCACAAAATTCCTTACTTAAACCCACGACCGcaagacctgtcacatcagaaacccttccagtctcttaaacccagaaaaacccatTTCTTCCGATATCTCCTTCGCAGAAATCTAGAAACGGCTCCCCCGAAGAAAATAGTCATCGATCAAGAGGAAGAGTTAAACAAAAAAGTCGCCCATACTTGGGGGACCAACATCGGTGCCCGCATTCATCTCCAAACATCTATCCATCGACCCCTGCTCCTTCGATTCTCCGACCACCAAACCGGACTGGGGCCAACCCCACAAGATGCTATTCCAGCCGATGCTATCGCTCTCTACGGCCTACCCGTCCGGCGGCCTATTCCAGTCCTTcgaaggactcctggagatTTCAGTAGCTGGGTCGCCCAAAACCAtcgagccaaaatagggcattGGCCGTCCTCCATTAGTTCAGCGGAGACCTCTTGGTATCGCGAAACGCGGGCGCGGGATCTGGCTTGCTGGAATGCAGCAGGTATCACACACACCATCGATCTATGTTTCCATCTTCCACGCGGTGGCAATCGTTCGCTGCTCGctgcctttctttgtttctggaacaCCGCCACCAACACTTATGACTTTAGATTCGGTCAAATGAGTATCACCTTGCTGGATATTCTTGCCATCACTGGCttgcccatcgatggcgagccctatttgcatggtcaatttgattctgtgaaCTTCACCTCGACCATGACCCAACACGGTCGCAGCGCCCATAGTGGGTCCTACCCACGATGGTTGGCGTATTACAGCAGGGAGCACAATGCGACCGGTGGAATCGCTTTTCTGGAGTActggctttgcaaatttatcttctgcacctcctcctgcaagcctactggtacttggactcttctggcgacggccctctacaacggctgCAACGTCGGGCTCGGGCAACCGGTACTAGGAGCCCTCTACCGCATGTTATATCAAGCCACGATGCATCCATTTGAGACTAGCATGTCTGGCCCCTTTTGGGTcttggacttctggatccaaacttactttccattcttccgTCGTGATGACATCCCGCTACTTCCGCCGGCCGACCAACTCCTGGGTCAGTGGTTCAGTCGCGAGGGAAGGTACTCATCCCCTCCTTACACAGAGTGTTTTTCTTACCTGTACCTCCTGGATGAGATGCCATACTGCGATATAATTTTGGATAGAAGATTCCCACCTTTACTTGAATATGGCTTCCTTCCCGGCGATCCTCGCTACAGTGATCGCATGCGCTTGGTCTTTCgccgcgcgatctcctgctcagatATCAGGATCGCTGCTGAAGAACTtagttatgagctttacgcTCCTAACCATTTCACTCGCCAATTCGGCCTCGTCCAATTGGTGCTATTTCCTCTGTACgatgcttggaactacaacacttcttggCATAGATTCGGGCCCCCTACCGGGCCTGTACCAGCACAAAGCATGCTCGCACTGGTTGATCTTCCTGACTGGGCTCAGGTTATTGACGCCGTGGACAGGACTGAGGAAGGATATGAAGCATGGTGGGAAGAGGTCTCCGTTAATTGCTGGACTCAGCGGGATGATGAACTCTTTGCGGCCATCTTCGGAGAACTGCAAAACCCTTATCCTGCCGATGTTGAAATGCTCGCTCGCTTTTCTGAGGACGCTACACGATTCCAGCCTCTTCCGGCAACACAACCGGCGCGAGCCCCTCGCCCAGCCCAGGGTGGTATCGTAATCCGCGAACCCCCTCTGGAG GGAAGCGCGCCACGTTCTGGCAGCCGCACAATCCGCGCTTCCCCGGCCGTTGACCAGCCTGGAAAGCAGAAAGCGGTGATCGCGGAGCCTGAAGTTGAAGATTCCTCCTCTGACGATGATAATCCGCAGACC GTTGCCGCTGCTTTGGCTCGCAAGCGCAGCCGGTCGGACCCTGGCACTGACCCATGGGAAGAGGATGAACCAATCGCTAATCGACTG GTTCGTCGTCGGTCCTCTGGACAAACTGGGGAAGGCTCTTTGGTTACTGGTGAGGGGACATCTGCCTCGCAGGCCCAAGCACCCACGGATTCGAGTAATCTTCCACCTCCTGCCAGCGCCGTGAGCGTCGCGCAATTGGCCTCAATTCCAGTGCAGGTCATAGACGACAGTTCGCCCGAATTGGAAGAAGGAATAGCCCCTTTAGACGCGCCGCCTGAGGAACCGATCGCCGCACAACCCTTAACGCAAATAGTGCTTAATCCCTTTCCTGATGAAGCAGCTCAAGAGCCTGCACCGATAGCAATCCTGCACGAGCCTTCGGCTGCAGAG AGTCCTAATCCTGTCGGGGAAACAGCTATTGATGTGGAGGTACCTGTCGCTGATCCAGCAGACCCAATCGGTGAAGATATGGTGATCCAGGAGCCTGCTCCCCATGTTCCTGAAGTGGGAGAAGGAGCGAATGCCGAACCAGAGCCAGAAGCGGTCCCTGTTATAGAGCCTCAAGAGGCCCACGCTGCTGCTGCTCCTTTACCTGAGCCTCCTTCCAGATTGGAAAGGCTTGTTCGCGTACTCGAAGTAGCCCCTCCcggagttatagatgaagcGAAGGATGGGCTACAGCGACTTCTGAGCCCTGACATCCTACTGCCGGGCGCGTCCACCAGAGCTCAGGAGTACTTGATGGTTCTTCGCCGCGAGCGAACAATCACTGGGGCCGAGTTCACCGAGATATATAAGCTGTTACAAAACCTTCCTGAGCGGATCAATGAAAGAACGACCTCGACCGC